One region of Triticum aestivum cultivar Chinese Spring chromosome 6B, IWGSC CS RefSeq v2.1, whole genome shotgun sequence genomic DNA includes:
- the LOC123133074 gene encoding multiple organellar RNA editing factor 2, chloroplastic, with the protein MAAAAAASMARRLLSPTTTSYSTAARLLISRRLASAPIIPRAPAAAMELLRPAAVASSSSSLLLRSVGGARGMARRPGGGDGYSPARGGGGGGGDRAPTEMAPLFPGCDYEHWLIVMDKPGGEGASKHQMVDCYVHTLAKVLGSEEEAKRKIYNVSCERYFGFGCEIDEETSNKLEGIPGVLFVLPDSYVDPEHKDYGAELFVNGEIVQRPPERQRRVEPVPQRASDRPRYNDRTRYARRRENQQQQQPQR; encoded by the exons atggccgccgccgccgccgcctccatggccCGCAGGCTGCTCTCCCCCACCACCACCTCCTACTcgaccgccgcccgcctcctcatctcccgccgcctcgcctccgccCCGATCATCCCGCGCGccccggcggcggcgatggagctgCTGCGCCCGGCGGCCGTCGCGTCCTCCTCGTCGTCCCTCCTCCTGCGCAGCGTCGGGGGCGCCAGGGGCATGGCGCGGCGTCCCGGGGGCGGCGACGGGTACTCCCCCGCGCggggcgggggcggaggcggcggggacCGCGCGCCGACGGAGATGGCGCCGCTGTTCCCCGGGTGCGACTACGAGCACTGGCTGATCGTCATGGACAAGCCCGGCGGCGAGGGCGCCTCCAAGCACCAGATGGTCGACTGCTACGTCCACACCCTCGCCAAGGTCCTCGGCAG CGAGGAGGAGGCCAAGAGGAAGATTTACAACGTCTCGTGCGAGCGCTACTTCGGGTTCGGGTGCGAGATCGACGAGGAGACATCCAACAAGCTCGAAG GGATTCCTGGTGTTCTCTTTGTGCTCCCTGATTCCTATGTTGACCCAGAGCACAAGGACTATGGAG CCGAGCTGTTTGTGAATGGGGAGATTGTGCAGAGACCACCCGAGAGGCAGAGGAGGGTGGAGCCCGTGCCGCAGAGAGCGTCGGACAGGCCGCGGTACAACGACAGGACCCGGTACGCGCGGCGGAGGGagaaccagcagcagcagcagccgcagcgaTGA
- the LOC123133075 gene encoding pathogen-related protein encodes MASAETGGDKYRSFMDGQGEKNTVWRHGVPPNFDVVNKLFEEERTKEWAEGSLEEKVQRLLKTWEMEMFHKVRPEDQKSVHSQGFTSSTNGMKPLTRKEWTAIGGYNAFLATKLPLEHRIYDPDTETFDSGMETFLTVFPQGFAIEVLDVYCTGPPRVAFKFRHWGYMEGPFKGHPPHGQRVELFGVCIFHVDEEMKVEKAEYFYERGNFQASFLSTPAAAASASGCPVMRGN; translated from the exons ATGGCGTCTGCTGAAACAGGAGGCGACAAGTACCGGTCGTTCATGGACGGCCAGGGCGAGAAGAACACTGTGTGGAGGCATGGAGTCCCTCCCAACTTCGACGTCGTGAACAAGCTCTTCGAGGAAGAGAGGACTAAG GAATGGGCGGAGGGGAGTCTGGAAGAGAAGGTGCAACGGTTGCTCAAGACATGGGAGATGGAGATGTTCCACAAGGTGCGCCCCGAGGACCAGAAGAGCGTGCACTCCCAGGGATTCACCAGCAGCACCAACG GGATGAAGCCTCTGACCCGAAAGGAGTGGACGGCCATCGGCGGCTACAACGCGTTCCTGGCAACCAAGCTGCCGCTGGAGCACCGCATCTACGACCCGGACACGGAGACGTTTGACTCCGGCATGGAGACGTTCCTCACGGTGTTCCCCCAGGGCTTCGCCATCGAGGTGCTCGACGTGTACTGCACCGGCCCGCCTAGGGTGGCCTTCAAGTTCCGGCACTGGGGATACATGGAGGGGCCGTTCAAGGGCCACCCTCCACACGGCCAGCGTGTGGAGTTGTTTGGCGTCTGCATTTTCCAT GTTGATGAGGAGATGAAAGTGGAGAAGGCAGAGTACTTCTACGAGCGCGGCAACTTCCAGGCGAGCTTCTTGAGCACACCTGCTgctgctgcatcagcttcaggttGCCCTGTGATGAGAGGAAACTAA
- the LOC123133076 gene encoding probable LRR receptor-like serine/threonine-protein kinase At3g47570, which translates to MPSSAVLFPSFVWFLYLFCFLCSLPLAICKETENDRQALLCFKSRLSGPARVLASWSNKSFDVCEWHGITCSKPYPRRVIALDLESEGISGSISPCVANLTSITRLQLSNNNFSGGIPSEIGLLRRLRELNLSRNNLEGNIPPSLGTSPSLTYVNLGVNALTGVIPESLAYSSSFRILWLNGNSLGGKLPKALFNSSSLVDISLQQNNLVGSIPVVTATSPPIEYLDLSDNHISGKIPSSLGNLSSLVDLRLTGNNLVGSIPESLGHISPLQILALTANNLSGTVPPSLFNMSSLTFLSLGNNSLVGRLPPNISYTLPNIQTLVLSTNKFESPIPASLPKVYNLRQLYLYNNTLTGFIPFFGSLPNLEELDLSYNRLATGNWGFMSSLANCTRLTKLLLVGNNLQGKMPSSIGNLSDSLEWLWLRENQISGPIPQEIGNLKSLTRVYMDYNLITGNIPPTIGNLHRLVHLSFAHNKLSGQIPDTIGNLVKLISLKLDENNISGRIPASIGSCTQLEELNLRQNSLGGSIF; encoded by the coding sequence ATGCCATCTTCCGCTGTCTTGTTTCCAAGCTTTGTTTGGTTTCTATACCTCTTTTGCTTCCTTTGCAGCCTACCACTAGCCATCTGCAAGGAAACTGAAAATGATAGACAGGCCCTCCTTTGCTTCAAGTCCAGACTCTCAGGCCCAGCACGAGTTTTAGCTTCATGGAGCAATAAGTCCTTTGATGTTTGCGAGTGGCATGGGATCACCTGCAGCAAACCGTATCCTCGCCGTGTGATTGCGCTGGACCTCGAGTCGGAAGGCATATCAGGCTCCATATCACCTTGCGTTGCTAACCTGACTTCTATTACAAGGCTGCAGCTGTCAAACAACAACTTCAGTGGTGGCATACCATCGGAGATTGGCCTCCTGCGCCGTCTCCGTGAGCTCAACCTCAGCAGGAACAATTTGGAAGGTAACATACCGCCATCTTTGGGCACCAGCCCTTCTCTCACATATGTCAATCTTGGGGTGAACGCTCTAACAGGGGTCATCCCGGAGTCCCTGGCATATAGTTCATCCTTCCGAATACTTTGGCTCAATGGCAATAGTCTTGGTGGAAAACTGCCAAAGGCTCTCTTCAACTCATCATCTCTTGTTGACATTTCCCTCCAACAGAACAACCTTGTTGGTTCCATACCTGTTGTTACTGCCACCTCTCCCCCTATTGAATACCTCGATTTAAGTGATAATCATATTTCAGGAAAAATACCTTCCTCACTAGGGAACCTTTCCTCCCTTGTGGATCTTCGTCTTACGGGGAACAATTTAGTCGGGAGCATACCAGAGAGCTTAGGTCATATCTCACCTCTGCAGATACTGGCATTGACTGCCAACAACTTGTCTGGGACAGTTCCACCATCTCTCTTCAATATGTCATCTCTGACATTTCTTAGCCTAGGAAACAACTCGCTTGTTGGAAGGTTACCCCCTAATATTAGCTACACACTCCCGAATATTCAGACATTAGTGCTCTCAACAAACAAGTTTGAAAGCCCAATCCCAGCTTCTCTTCCAAAAGTTTACAACCTTCGTCAGCTTTACTTGTATAACAACACACTAACTGGGTTCATACCCTTCTTTGGGTCATTGCCAAATTTGGAGGAACTTGATTTGTCATACAACAGGCTAGCAACAGGAAACTGGGGATTTATGTCTTCACTCGCAAATTGTACCAGGTTGACTAAGCTGCTGTTGGTTGGGAACAATCTTCAAGGCAAAATGCCAAGTTCGATAGGCAATCTTTCTGATAGTCTTGAGTGGCTTTGGCTAAGGGAAAACCAAATTTCTGGGCCTATACCACAAGAGATTGGCAATCTTAAGAGCCTCACTAGGGTTTACATGGATTACAATCTTATCACTGGAAATATACCACCAACTATTGGTAATTTGCACCGCTTGGTCCATCTATCTTTTGCACACAACAAACTGTCAGGGCAAATCCCAGATACTATTGGTAATCTTGTTAAGCTAATTTCATTGAAACTGGATGAGAACAACATTAGTGGAAGGATACCTGCAAGTATAGGAAGTTGTACTCAACTCGAGGAACTCAACCTTCGTCAGAACTCACTAGGTGGGAGTATATTTTAA